A stretch of the Notamacropus eugenii isolate mMacEug1 chromosome 2, mMacEug1.pri_v2, whole genome shotgun sequence genome encodes the following:
- the TMEM94 gene encoding transmembrane protein 94 isoform X6, with translation MLFKQAELWMPHQGKCSKGDPPLALGLSTGKALSILKEQLEAVLEGHLKEQKKSLTWKEIWKRSFLHHGNRCSCFHWPGASLMLLAVLLLLGCYGNQPAGSHGVELVNATALFLLLLLNLILIGRQERLKRQEVERRLRGIIDQISDALRDGKEVRWPNAMYPDLHMPFAPSWSLHWAYRDGHLVNLPVSLLVEGDVIALRPGQESFASLRGIKDDEHIVLEPGDLFPPFSPPPSPRGEVKKGPQNPQQHRLFRVLKTPVLDNIRWCLDMALARPVTALDNERFTVQSVMLRYAVPVVLASFLITNALRFVFNAPGITSWQYTLLQLQVNGVLPILPLLFPVLWVLATACGEARVLAQMSKASPSSLLAKFSEDTLSSYTEVVSSQEMLRCIWGHFLRVIQGKSSTLSYSSSLLHSLGSVTVLCCVDKQGILSWPNPSPETVLFFSGKMEPPHSSHEDLTDDLSTRSFCHPEVEEEERGDWPGDGPKAPEPHPHRRLHGRNKHPSGSNVSFSRDTEGGEEEPFKAVSEGDACEADDFVCDYHLEMLSLSQDQQNPSCIQFDDSNWQLHLTSLKPLGLNVLLNLCNASVTDRLCRFSDHLCNIALQESHSAVLPVHVPWGLCELARLIGFTPGAKELFKQENHLALYRLPSPEMVKETALGKLSRVTKRRPPLSHMISLFIKDTTTSTEQMLSHGTADVVLEACTDFWDGADIYPLSGSDRKKVLDFYQRACLSGYCSAFAYKPMHCALSSQLNGKCIELMQVPGHSAICTSCELPGTIPIKQNTRRNSWSSDEGIGEVMEKEDCMQALSGQIFMGMVSSQYQARLDIVRLIDGLVNACIRFVYFSLEDELKSKVFAEKMGLETGWNCHISLTPNGDVPGSEIPPSSPSHAGSLHDDLHQVSRDDAEGLLLMEEEGHSDLISFQPTDSDIPSFLEDCNRAKLPRGIHQVRPHLQNIDNVPLLVPLFTDCTPETMCEMIKIMQEYGEVTCCLGSSANLRNSGLFLQSDISIALDPLYPSRCSWETFGYATSTSMAQASEGLSPLQLSGQLNSLACSMSFRQEESISIIRLIEQARHATYGIRKCFLFLLQCQLTLVVIQFLSCLVQLPPLLGTTDILWLSCFCYPLLSVSLLGKPPHSSVMSVATGKNLLSIPKKTQHYFLLCFLLKFSLTIGSGLICFGFILQNFCETAQVRNHTNCSSIMLSSKTPNWFGDFASGLLLAQKLTAALIVLHTVFISITHVHRTKPLWRKSPFSNLWWTVTVPVVLLGQLVQTVVDLQLWTNRDSGINFGLADVPLITWLLGCLSLILVVVTNEIVKLHEIRVRVRYQKRQKLQFETKLGMNSPF, from the exons GGCGATCCTCCCTTGGCCCTGGGCCTATCCACAGGTAAGGCCCTGAGTATCCTGAAAGAGCAGCTGGAGGCAGTGCTGGAGGGGCACCTAAAGGAGCAGAAGAAAAGCCTCACGTGGAAG GAGATATGGAAAAGGAGCTTCCTACACCATGGTAACCGCTGTTCCTGTTTTCACTGGCCTGGTGCCTCCCTGATGCTATTggcagtgctgctgctgctaggCTGCTATGGGAATCAGCCAGCCGGGAG CCATGGAGTAGAGTTGGTGAATGCCACAGCACTTTTCCTGCTGCTTCTTCTGAACCTGATCCTCATCGGGAGGCAGGAGCGGCTGAAGCGTCAGGAGGTAGAGAGAAGGCTTCGAGGAATCATCGATCAAATAAGTG ATGCCCTCAGGGATGGTAAGGAGGTCAGGTGGCCAAATGCCATGTATCCTGATCTTCATATGCCCTTTGCCCCATCCTGGTCCCTGCACTGGGCCTACCGAGATGGACACCTGGTAAATCTGCCAGTCAGCCTTCTGGTGGAGGGAGATGTCATTGCCCTGAGGCCAGGTCAGGAATCCTTTGCTTCCCTGAGGGGGATCAAG GATGATGAGCACATTGTCTTGGAGCCAGGTGACCtgtttccccccttttctcctcctccctctccacggGGGGAGGTGAAGAAGGGACCACAGAACCCCCAGCAGCACCGGCTCTTCCGAGTTCTTAAGACCCCTGTGTTGGACAATATCAG ATGGTGCTTGGACATGGCCTTGGCTCGCCCAGTGACTGCCCTGGACAATGAGAGGTTCACAGTGCAGTCAGTAATGCTGCGATATGCAGTCCCTGTGGTCCTG GCCAGCTTCCTTATCACTAATGCCCTGCGCTTTGTGTTCAATGCTCCAGGGATCACTTCTTGGCAGTATACCTTACTCCAGCTGCAG GTGAATGGTGTCCTGCCCATCCTCCCACTGTTGTTTCCAGTCCTCTGGGTACTGGCCACAGCCTGTGGGGAGGCCCGAGTCCTGGCCCAGATGAGCAAAGCCTCACCTAGCTCTCTG TTGGCCAAGTTTTCAGAAGATACTCTCAGCAGCTACACAGAAGTGGTCTCCTCTCAG GAAATGCTCCGTTGCATCTGGGGCCACTTCCTAAGGGTGATCCAAGGAAAGTCATCTACACTGAGCTACAGCTCTAGCTTGCTGCACAGCTTGGGCTCTGTAACG GTGCTGTGTTGTGTGGACAAGCAAGGAATCCTGTCCTGGCCCAACCCGAGCCCTGAGACTGTCCTGTTCTTCAGTGGGAAGATGGAACCACCTCACAGCAGCCATGAAGACCTGACCGATGACTTGTCCACCCGCTCCTTCTGCCATCCTGAGGTAGAGGAGGAG GAGAGGGGTGACTGGCCTGGGGATGGTCCCAAAGCACCTGAACCTCACCCTCACCGAAGGCTGCATGGGCGTAATAAACATCCCTCTGGCTCCAATGTGAGCTTCAGCAGAGACActgagggtggggaagaggagcCATTTaag GCTGTGAGTGAAGGGGATGCCTGTGAGGCAGATGACTTTGTGTGTGACTACCACCTGGAGATGCTAAGCCTGTCTCAGGACCAGCAGAACCCCTCCTGCATCCAGTTTGATGACTCTAATTGGCAGCTGCACCTCACCTCCCTCAAGCCTCTTGGCCTCAATGTGCTGCTGAACCTCTGCAATGCCAGCGTCACCGATCGCCTCTGTCGCTTCTCTGACCACCTCTGTAACATCGCACTCCAGGAGAGCCATAGTGCTGTGCTGCCTGTACATGTGCCCTGGGGGCTCTGTGAGCTCGCCCGACTCATTG GCTTCACTCCTGGTGCCAAGGAGCTCTTCAAACAGGAAAACCATTTAGCACTCTATCGCCTTCCCAGCCCTGAGATGGTGAAGGAGACAGCCTTGGGAAAGCTATCTCGTGTTACCAAACGGCGCCCACCACTGAGCCATATGATCAGCCTCTTTATCAAGGACACAACCACCA GCACTGAGCAGATGCTGTCCCATGGCACAGCAGATGTGGTCCTGGAGGCCTGCACAGACTTCTGGGATGGAGCAGATATCTACCCGCTCTCTGGCTCAGACAG AAAGAAAGTGCTGGACTTCTACCAGCGAGCCTGCCTCTCAGGCTATTGCTCAGCCTTTGCCTACAAGCCCATGCACTGCGCCCTGTCCTCCCAGCTCAATGGCAAGTGCATCGAGCTTATGCAGGTGCCTGGTCACAGTGCCATCTGCACCTCCTGCGAGCTTCCTGGTACCATACCCATCAAGCAAAACACTCGCCGCAACAGCTGGAGCTCTGACG AAGGGATTGGCGAAGTGATGGAGAAGGAGGATTGCATGCAAGCTCTGAGCGGCCAGATCTTTATGGGTATGGTGTCGTCCCAGTACCAGGCCCGCCTGGACATCGTGCGCCTCATTGATGGGCTGGTCAATGCCTGCATCCGCTTTGTTTACTTCTCCTTGGAGGACGAGCTCAAGAGCAAG GTGTTTGCAGAAAAGATGGGCCTTGAGACAGGTTGGAATTGTCACATTTCCCTCACCCCCAATGGTGATGTTCCAGGCTCTGAGATCCCACCTTCTAGCCCCAGTCATGCTGGCTCCTTGCATGATGACCTGCATCAGG TGTCCCGAGATGATGCTGAAGGGCTCCTGCTCATGGAGGAGGAGGGTCACTCTGACCTCATCAGCTTCCAACCTACTGACAGTGACATCCCTAGCTTCTTAGAAGACTGCAACCGG GCCAAGCTGCCTCGGGGTATCCACCAAGTACGCCCACACTTACAGAACATCGACAATGTTCCTTTGCTGGTGCCCCTCTTCACTGACTGTACCCCTGAAA CCATGTGTGAGATGATTAAGATAATGCAAGAGTATGGCGAGGTAACGTGCTGCTTGGGTAGTTCTGCCAATCTGCGCAACAGCGGCCTCTTCTTGCAGAGCGATATCAG CATTGCCCTGGATCCCCTGTATCCGTCCCGCTGCTCCTGGGAGACCTTTGGCTATGCCACCAGCACCAGCATGGCCCAGGCCTCCGAAGGCCTTTCTCCCCTGCAGCTCTCGGGGCAGCTCAACAGCCTGGCCTGCTCCATGTCCTTTCGGCAGGAAGAGAGCATCAGCATCATCCGCCTCATTGAGCAG GCCCGGCATGCTACGTACGGTATCCGAAAGTGCTTTCTCTTCCTGCTGCAATGCCAACTGACTCTAGTGGTTATCCAG TTCCTTTCTTGCCTGGTACAATTGCCACCACTCCTGGGCACCACTGACATCCTGTGGCTGTCCTgtttctgctatccacttctaag CGTCTCCCTGCTGGGGAAGCCTCCGCACAGCTCTGTCATGTCTGTAGCCACAGGGAAGAATCTTCTTTCCATTCCCAAGAAG ACTCAGCACTACTTTCTCCTCTGCTTCTTGCTCAAGTTTAGCCTGACCATTGGCTCGGGCCTCATCTGCTTTGGCTTCATCCTGCAGAATTTTTGTGAGACTGCCCAGGTCCGAAACCATACTAACTGTTCCTCTATCATGCTGAGCAG TAAAACTCCAAATTGGTTTGGTGACTTTGCCAGTGGGCTCCTGCTGGCCCAGAAACTCACAGCTGCCCTGATCGTCCTACACACTG TGTTCATTTCCATCACCCATGTACACCGCACCAAGCCCTTGTGGAGAAAGAGCCCCTTCTCCAATCTCTGGTGGACCGTGACAGTGCCTGTGGT ACTTCTGGGGCAGCTTGTGCAGACAGTTGTGGACTTGCAGCTCTGGACAAATAGGGACAGCGGTATTAACTTTGGCCTGGCAGATGTGCCCCTCATAACCTGGCTTCTGGGCTGCCTCTCCCTCATCCTTGTGGTAGTCACCAATGAAATTGTCAAGTTGCATGAAATCCG GGTTCGGGTCCGATACCAGAAGAGACAGAAACTACAGTTTGAAACTAAACTTGGCATGAACTCCCCTTTTTGA